The genome window GTTAAATCAATTCTTGAATTAATAGAAGTGCATTTTAATTCTTTTGGTAAGGGAAAAGATGGATGACAAAATTCTAATTCTATCGTGTTAATAGTTGTACAGAGTAATCAATGATCAATAAAGTTCTTCAAATTATGACATACCACAAGTGTAATGCAGTTACCAAGCTAGGTTGTGGGCCTTCCCTTCATTACCCGCTGAACCCACCCATGATCAGTAGAGTTTTTTAATGAGACAAATAACAATCGTTATATCTTCTGCCATTGGCAAACTTTCGAACGTATTATGCTACCCAAGCTAACATTTTATCCTTCACCTGTGTGACAGAAAGAAAGAGAACAGACAAAAGAGGCCAGAAGGCAAATAGAGGACATGAAATCCGATATACACTTGCTTCGTACGCAGAAAATGGATCTCGACAGTAGGATCTTGGAGATGAAGTCGACAATCTCTTCCCTTAAAGAAGAACAAAGAACAGTTGAAGGTGCTCTTCAGGAAAAACAGATTGAAATTAAGATGCTTCAGGAAAACCACATGGAAACAAAGTCAGATGATTCACAAGTTACATCACTTTCTGAAACCTTGCGACAGAAAGAGGCTGAAATTGAGGATTTAAAACACCGACTGGAATTATCACCTGTAAAGGTCTGGTCAGTAAGTGCAGATGACCCAAATCCTGCAACAAATTTCACCACCGAGGCTGCTGGACATGATGGTAGAAGAGGAACTGAAGAGTTGCATGAATCCATCAAAAGAGAAGATCAGAAAAATTCAGCCGAAGATATAGACAGCAGTGTCAATGAATCTGCCCATAAGAGAAATGAGGAATTCACCGGGCATGTTGATGACACCGGAAAAGATGGAGAGAGATTTGAAAACGCGAACGGCAAAACTGGAGAAGAGCAGTCTCAGCAGCTGAAAACTTTTCAAGAAGATGTTCCAGGAAACAACACCATTTCTCACATTAATGAAGGACAAAAAGAGTATGATAACAGTTATAAGAATGAGAAAGAATCTTATCTAGACAACAAACGGTTCACTAATGACAATGCATCAAAGGAAACTGAGGATGATAGAAATCAAGTGCAAAAGCAAAGCAATGAAGTTGGAGTGAATGATAAAGCTGTGATGAAGTTAGAAAGGCAAGAGAATTCAAGCAGAGGAACATCAAGAGTAACCAAGGACCACATAAGGAAAAAAAGAGGGAAGAGACGGCAAACAATTGCTAAGCGCCAGGCAGATGAAAGTGGCATGCATCCTGAAGGTCGTGGAATTGCAAGCATGAGAAACAGAAAATTCTTGAAAGTAAAAATGGGAACTGAAAGGATCGAGAGGGCTGGAGGCAGTAAACTGGAAATAATGGGCCATCAGAAAGACAAGGACATGGGCATGGACGTGAAGAAAAAACCTGATGAGGAAGTTCATGGGATAGAAATGACCAATAAAGTTCAACAAGTTAAAGATTCAGAGGCACAAATCAATAACCAGAAAAGGACAGAACAAGGAGTAAAATCAGATACAGGAAAAGACAGAACGCAAGATGTTAGCACAAATCATGATGATAGTCCACCAGGTAGGACATGGTCAAACCCTAACAATTTTGCAGACACAAAGGAAAGGACACAAGTCATGAATCCTGATGCAACTCAGAAGACTGAGGAAGGGCAGAAAAGAAAAGTCAGTAACACAGAAACTCAGCTGCTCCAGAGTTCTCGAGAAGGCAGTAGCATCTCACAAGAGGTCAAAA of Nicotiana tomentosiformis chromosome 7, ASM39032v3, whole genome shotgun sequence contains these proteins:
- the LOC104120586 gene encoding uncharacterized protein; its protein translation is MLQENHMETKSDDSQVTSLSETLRQKEAEIEDLKHRLELSPVKVWSVSADDPNPATNFTTEAAGHDGRRGTEELHESIKREDQKNSAEDIDSSVNESAHKRNEEFTGHVDDTGKDGERFENANGKTGEEQSQQLKTFQEDVPGNNTISHINEGQKEYDNSYKNEKESYLDNKRFTNDNASKETEDDRNQVQKQSNEVGVNDKAVMKLERQENSSRGTSRVTKDHIRKKRGKRRQTIAKRQADESGMHPEGRGIASMRNRKFLKVKMGTERIERAGGSKLEIMGHQKDKDMGMDVKKKPDEEVHGIEMTNKVQQVKDSEAQINNQKRTEQGVKSDTGKDRTQDVSTNHDDSPPGRTWSNPNNFADTKERTQVMNPDATQKTEEGQKRKVSNTETQLLQSSREGSSISQEVKNQNPDETVQSEEITSTIREDTELGQAHNLPNSSEHATIVERGAKEDENQEVDYYQETEEEGDHSGESQDARNQKPDNTAQPQRKTYTIREDREQKHADNLHAKAANFKVDSDQDIEEQTDSTTGSAASLGEEGEDGDHNDKPEF